In Sporolituus thermophilus DSM 23256, the following are encoded in one genomic region:
- a CDS encoding LysR family transcriptional regulator — protein MLDLQLLVFKTVVEKNSISLAAQDLHMTQSAVSQHIQNLENHFGVKLFDRLHRRIAITAAGETLYPYAVELDTLYQRAQKAIQTLTDDVSGRLWIGASLTIGEYIMPKVLVMFRQLYPNVDMTMEIYNSEQITSMVIDGVLDVGFIEGPYQLSGNICAVPCGGDELAVIAPPGHPLASGEPCELGALLSQRWVMRERTSGTRRFFELFVEKAGYALDRLNVVMELGSTQAIKEAVKAGFGIAAVSVLAVSDEVERGEMRPIILKEGPVRRDFTMIYNAEKFCTLAVEKFLAFAPQHFGR, from the coding sequence CGCAGTCGGCCGTCAGTCAGCACATTCAAAATTTGGAAAATCATTTCGGTGTTAAGCTCTTTGATCGCTTGCACCGCCGAATTGCCATCACCGCGGCCGGTGAAACGCTCTATCCTTACGCGGTGGAACTTGATACGTTATACCAGCGGGCGCAGAAGGCCATCCAGACTTTAACCGATGATGTGAGCGGCCGGCTGTGGATTGGCGCCAGTCTGACGATTGGCGAGTACATTATGCCAAAAGTGTTGGTCATGTTCCGCCAGCTGTATCCGAATGTGGATATGACCATGGAAATTTACAATTCCGAGCAGATTACCTCCATGGTCATAGATGGTGTTCTTGACGTTGGCTTCATTGAAGGACCGTATCAATTGTCCGGTAACATTTGCGCCGTGCCATGCGGTGGCGATGAATTGGCGGTTATAGCGCCGCCCGGCCACCCCCTGGCATCCGGCGAGCCCTGTGAGCTTGGCGCGCTGCTCAGCCAGCGCTGGGTGATGCGGGAGCGGACTTCAGGTACGCGTCGCTTTTTTGAGCTGTTCGTCGAGAAGGCAGGTTATGCGCTCGACCGTCTCAACGTGGTCATGGAACTGGGCAGTACTCAGGCAATAAAGGAAGCGGTAAAAGCCGGCTTCGGAATTGCCGCTGTTTCCGTTCTGGCCGTGAGCGACGAAGTGGAGCGGGGCGAAATGCGGCCAATTATCCTGAAGGAAGGGCCTGTCCGCCGGGATTTTACCATGATTTACAACGCCGAAAAGTTCTGTACCCTGGCCGTGGAAAAGTTTCTCGCTTTTGCCCCGCAGCATTTTGGCCGATAA
- a CDS encoding tRNA 2-thiocytidine biosynthesis TtcA family protein encodes MRRHLPQQYFSRLWRAVIEFDLIGDGDRILIGLSGGKDSVFLTYALALMRDHSPRKFELAAITLDPMFSTDFATTGLAAFCADLGVPFHTFKIDIAGAIARNAGKDPCYSCAFFRRGAINRFAKENGFNKIAYAHHHDDAVETFLMSILYSGQIKTFLPKTYLDRTGLTVIRPLIYFREKELRRTIQYHGFTPIPSPCPYNGKTKRQEIKELIRGLERKNKLIYTHLAAAMREGSLIELWPAPPPRQDMQQKHHAFWHPCENLPPD; translated from the coding sequence ATGCGTCGACATTTACCACAGCAATATTTTAGCCGTCTCTGGCGAGCCGTCATTGAATTTGACCTGATTGGCGACGGCGACCGCATCCTTATCGGTTTGTCCGGCGGCAAAGACAGTGTATTTCTTACTTACGCCCTGGCGCTCATGCGCGACCATTCGCCCCGCAAATTTGAACTTGCCGCTATCACCCTTGACCCCATGTTTTCCACCGATTTTGCCACCACCGGCCTGGCGGCGTTCTGCGCCGACCTGGGCGTTCCTTTTCATACCTTCAAAATCGACATTGCCGGCGCCATCGCCCGCAATGCGGGCAAAGACCCCTGCTATAGCTGCGCCTTTTTCCGGCGCGGCGCCATCAACCGGTTTGCCAAGGAAAACGGCTTTAACAAAATTGCTTATGCCCACCACCACGATGACGCCGTCGAAACTTTTCTTATGAGCATTCTCTATTCAGGGCAGATCAAAACTTTCTTGCCTAAGACCTACCTAGACCGCACCGGACTCACCGTCATCCGGCCTCTCATTTATTTCCGGGAAAAAGAACTGCGCCGCACCATTCAATACCACGGTTTTACGCCTATCCCGAGTCCCTGCCCGTATAACGGCAAGACCAAGCGCCAGGAAATCAAAGAACTAATTCGCGGTTTAGAGCGGAAAAATAAACTAATCTACACCCATTTGGCCGCGGCGATGCGGGAAGGCTCGCTCATTGAACTATGGCCAGCGCCTCCTCCCCGCCAAGACATGCAACAAAAACACCATGCTTTTTGGCATCCATGCGAAAACCTCCCGCCTGACTAA
- a CDS encoding DUF4130 domain-containing protein, which translates to MISCSPTPGSILKAAILAQIHNDLPCFKGDHESLGLFMYTDQLDADHTSLPCLVKQLRQNCGLDANWLLDSPGRTLARLIAANLRYASPDRAAVIFAAAEQALRYGHAYCLCGVSDVSRLFINRARAIAREVHKMLGFIRFQPAPDGALVARPKLFHDTADLILRKFADRYPKQRLVLLLDGRALALENGRLFTVPVADYLAHVAGDEFTQAWETYYQSQYIATRKNIALAKRVIPKKYWDWLAEGQILAREAST; encoded by the coding sequence GTGATCTCCTGCTCGCCGACCCCCGGGTCGATACTTAAAGCGGCGATATTGGCCCAAATCCATAATGACCTGCCTTGCTTTAAGGGAGACCACGAATCGCTTGGTCTGTTTATGTATACCGACCAGCTGGATGCCGATCATACCTCCCTCCCTTGCCTAGTAAAGCAGTTACGGCAAAACTGCGGCTTAGACGCCAACTGGCTACTCGATTCACCGGGCCGCACCCTTGCCCGGCTGATTGCCGCCAATCTGCGTTACGCGTCCCCTGACCGCGCCGCCGTTATTTTCGCCGCCGCCGAACAAGCCCTCCGCTACGGCCATGCTTACTGTCTGTGCGGGGTAAGTGATGTCAGCAGGCTATTTATTAACCGGGCCCGGGCTATCGCCCGGGAAGTACATAAGATGCTGGGGTTTATTCGGTTTCAGCCCGCCCCGGACGGGGCTCTCGTGGCTCGCCCCAAGCTATTCCATGACACGGCCGACCTAATCCTACGCAAATTCGCCGACCGTTACCCCAAGCAGCGATTGGTTTTGCTCTTGGACGGCCGCGCTCTCGCTCTGGAAAACGGGCGCTTGTTTACCGTGCCGGTCGCCGATTATCTGGCGCATGTTGCCGGCGACGAGTTCACCCAGGCCTGGGAAACCTACTACCAGTCCCAATATATTGCCACCCGTAAAAATATAGCCCTGGCAAAACGGGTTATCCCCAAAAAATACTGGGACTGGCTGGCGGAAGGCCAAATCTTGGCGCGGGAGGCTTCCACCTAA
- a CDS encoding putative DNA modification/repair radical SAM protein yields MEIEQKLKLLGEGAKYDVCAATAARPGKHQRPAIGRTSPAGVCHSFTPDGRCISLFKVLLTNYCERDCAYCPNRAARDVPRTRFAADELAKLFMEFYRRNYVEGLFLSSGVWHSTARTMEEIIKVAEILRYRYRFGGYIHLKIIPGATPAEIEKAAALANRISLNMEAPTASHLARLSRTKQFAGELLSGMASIRDVLRHRQDTTHSTQYIVGAAGESDRDILLSVTRLYQEYELKRAYFSAFQPVAATPLATVKATPLIRENRLYQSDFLLRLYGFSIDDIVFDATGNLDLSLDPKLAYALHNPQHFPLEINKASYRELLKVPGIGPRSAAKIVQVRRTYRFSDPAQLKNIGVVTKRALAFLTVNGKFYGNRRLLQSPKREHYQQLSLWGDDRDLLLADPRVDT; encoded by the coding sequence ATGGAAATAGAGCAAAAGCTAAAACTACTGGGCGAAGGCGCCAAGTATGACGTGTGTGCCGCAACGGCCGCCCGTCCTGGCAAACATCAGCGGCCGGCCATCGGCCGGACCAGCCCGGCCGGCGTCTGTCATTCGTTCACTCCCGACGGCCGCTGTATATCTTTATTCAAAGTTCTGCTGACGAATTACTGCGAACGCGATTGCGCCTACTGTCCCAATCGCGCCGCCCGCGACGTGCCCCGCACCCGCTTTGCCGCCGACGAGCTGGCAAAGCTGTTCATGGAGTTCTACCGCCGCAATTATGTAGAGGGTCTGTTTCTGAGCTCAGGGGTTTGGCATTCCACTGCCCGCACCATGGAAGAGATTATCAAGGTTGCCGAAATCCTGCGCTATCGCTATCGCTTTGGCGGCTATATCCATTTAAAAATTATCCCTGGGGCCACGCCGGCCGAGATTGAAAAAGCCGCCGCCCTGGCTAACCGTATTTCCCTCAATATGGAGGCACCGACTGCGTCGCACCTTGCCCGGCTGAGCCGCACCAAACAGTTTGCCGGCGAGCTGCTGTCAGGCATGGCCAGCATCCGCGACGTCCTCCGGCACCGTCAGGATACCACCCATTCTACCCAGTACATCGTCGGCGCTGCCGGTGAAAGCGACCGGGACATTCTCTTGTCTGTCACCCGGCTTTACCAGGAATACGAGTTAAAACGCGCTTATTTTAGCGCGTTTCAACCTGTCGCCGCCACGCCGCTGGCCACAGTAAAGGCCACGCCGCTAATTAGGGAAAACCGTCTTTATCAGTCAGATTTTTTGTTGCGCCTGTACGGTTTTTCCATTGACGATATTGTTTTTGACGCGACTGGCAACCTGGATCTATCCCTCGACCCGAAACTTGCTTATGCGCTGCACAACCCCCAGCATTTTCCCCTGGAAATTAACAAAGCTTCTTACCGCGAACTGCTTAAAGTTCCTGGTATCGGTCCGCGGTCAGCGGCCAAGATTGTCCAAGTACGGCGCACCTACCGGTTTAGCGACCCGGCCCAGCTGAAAAATATCGGGGTAGTCACCAAACGGGCCTTAGCGTTTCTCACTGTCAACGGCAAATTTTACGGCAACCGCCGGCTGCTCCAATCGCCAAAACGTGAACATTATCAACAACTCAGCCTCTGGGGTGATGATCGTGATCTCCTGCTCGCCGACCCCCGGGTCGATACTTAA
- the gcvT gene encoding glycine cleavage system aminomethyltransferase GcvT: protein MSDKKTPLYDIHVASGAKIIEFGGWLMPVQYTGIIEEHRAVRQAAGLFDVSHMGEVSVSGPDATAYVNRLVTNDASRLAVNQVMYTPMCYDHGGVVDDLLVYRLGEQEYLLVINAANIDKDYAWMVQHAANYDVTVKNISDVTAELALQGPRAEAILQPLTDEDLSTIKYYWLRRHVRVDGIDCLISRTGYTGEDGFEIYCAPEEAGRLWNRLMEVGKPLGLVPAGLGARDTLRFEAGLPLYGHELSESITPLEAGLGVFVKFDKQSFIGYEALLAQKNAGVRRKIVGIEMVGRGIARAGYACHAADRVIGTVTSGTYAPTLDKNLALAILETEFSAPGTEVAVEIRGKLVEAKVVAKPFYKRRK from the coding sequence ATGAGCGACAAAAAGACGCCACTCTACGACATCCACGTGGCCAGCGGCGCCAAAATCATCGAATTTGGCGGCTGGCTCATGCCGGTGCAGTATACCGGCATTATCGAGGAGCACCGGGCCGTGCGGCAGGCGGCAGGACTCTTCGACGTATCCCACATGGGAGAAGTGTCGGTCAGCGGGCCGGACGCTACCGCCTATGTGAACAGGCTGGTGACCAATGACGCTTCCCGCCTGGCCGTCAACCAGGTGATGTACACTCCCATGTGCTATGACCACGGCGGGGTGGTTGACGATCTTTTGGTCTATCGCCTTGGCGAACAAGAATATCTGTTGGTGATTAACGCCGCCAATATTGACAAAGATTACGCCTGGATGGTGCAGCACGCGGCGAACTATGACGTTACCGTCAAAAACATTTCCGATGTTACCGCCGAATTGGCGCTGCAGGGCCCGCGGGCCGAAGCCATCCTGCAGCCGTTGACCGATGAAGATTTGAGCACCATTAAATATTATTGGCTGCGCCGGCACGTCCGCGTTGACGGGATCGACTGTCTGATTTCCCGGACAGGGTATACGGGAGAGGACGGTTTTGAAATTTACTGCGCGCCGGAGGAAGCTGGCAGACTATGGAACCGCCTGATGGAGGTCGGCAAGCCGCTGGGACTGGTGCCGGCCGGATTAGGCGCCCGTGATACGCTGCGGTTTGAAGCCGGTTTGCCGCTTTACGGTCACGAACTTTCCGAAAGCATCACACCGCTCGAAGCCGGTCTCGGCGTCTTTGTCAAGTTTGACAAACAGAGCTTTATCGGCTATGAGGCGCTGCTGGCCCAGAAAAACGCCGGTGTCCGGCGCAAAATTGTCGGGATCGAGATGGTAGGGCGGGGTATTGCCCGTGCCGGCTATGCCTGTCATGCCGCCGACCGGGTCATCGGCACGGTGACAAGCGGCACTTATGCGCCCACCCTCGATAAAAACCTGGCCTTAGCTATTTTGGAAACGGAGTTTTCGGCGCCGGGGACGGAAGTGGCGGTGGAAATCCGCGGCAAACTGGTAGAAGCCAAGGTTGTGGCCAAACCATTTTATAAAAGGAGGAAATAA
- the gcvH gene encoding glycine cleavage system protein GcvH produces MNIPQELKYTKDHEWVRVEGTRAVVGITDYAQHELGDIVFIEVPAVGKQVKAHGNLSVVESVKAVSDIYAPVSGTVVEVNEALNDRPEVVNQDPYGEGWLAVIELEDASELEGLLSADAYRALTEGGK; encoded by the coding sequence ATGAATATCCCGCAGGAACTTAAGTACACCAAAGATCACGAGTGGGTTCGCGTCGAGGGGACGCGCGCGGTCGTAGGCATCACCGACTATGCCCAGCATGAGCTGGGGGACATCGTTTTTATCGAGGTGCCCGCCGTCGGCAAACAGGTTAAGGCGCACGGCAATTTGTCCGTAGTCGAATCGGTCAAAGCCGTTTCGGATATTTATGCACCGGTTAGCGGTACGGTGGTGGAAGTGAACGAGGCGTTAAACGACCGCCCCGAAGTGGTCAACCAGGATCCCTACGGGGAAGGCTGGCTGGCCGTTATTGAACTGGAAGACGCCTCCGAATTGGAGGGGCTGCTCAGCGCCGACGCCTACCGTGCGCTGACCGAGGGGGGAAAATAG
- the gcvPA gene encoding aminomethyl-transferring glycine dehydrogenase subunit GcvPA — MAGRHYLPNTDADRQAMLAAIGVSSVDELFQDIPPAVRLGRPLDLPPALSELEVLRLMQQRAAENVHVGQMPCFLGAGAYDHFIPAVVSHLAGRAEFYTAYTQYQPEISQGGLQALWEYQSYICELTGLDVANASLYDGATALAEAMNMACGVTGRSKVVVSAGIHPFYRRVLATYARDLGFEIVTVPTVDGQTDRAALKAAVNTEVAALLMQNPNFYGVVEDMEGLAELVHGNGGLLVACVNPISLAVLKPPGAYGADAAVGEGQPLGLGLNFGGPYLGFMAVREKYMRRMPGRIVGQTTDLEGKRGFVLTLQAREQHIRREKAYSNICSNEGLCAITAAIYLSALGKQGLAKVARLCLQKAHYAAGRIASLPGYRLAYTAPFFHEFVVETPLPAAEINARLQEKGIIGGLDLATVEEGPANRMLLCVTEKRTKAEIDALVAVLEGIK; from the coding sequence ATGGCCGGGCGCCATTATTTGCCCAATACCGACGCCGACCGGCAGGCCATGCTGGCGGCGATTGGCGTAAGCAGCGTCGATGAGCTTTTCCAGGATATCCCGCCGGCGGTGCGGCTGGGCCGTCCGCTTGATTTGCCGCCGGCTCTGAGTGAACTGGAAGTGCTGCGGCTGATGCAGCAGCGCGCGGCCGAAAATGTCCATGTCGGTCAAATGCCTTGTTTTTTGGGGGCTGGCGCTTATGACCATTTTATTCCCGCCGTTGTGTCGCACCTGGCCGGCCGCGCGGAATTTTATACCGCCTATACGCAGTACCAGCCGGAAATCAGTCAGGGCGGCCTGCAGGCCCTGTGGGAGTACCAAAGCTATATCTGCGAACTGACCGGCCTGGATGTGGCCAACGCTTCGCTGTACGATGGGGCCACCGCCCTGGCCGAAGCGATGAACATGGCTTGTGGAGTTACTGGCCGCAGTAAAGTCGTAGTGAGCGCCGGCATCCATCCGTTTTATCGCCGCGTGCTGGCTACTTACGCCCGCGACCTCGGCTTTGAAATTGTCACCGTGCCAACGGTGGACGGTCAAACGGACCGCGCGGCGCTCAAGGCGGCCGTTAACACGGAAGTGGCGGCCCTGCTTATGCAAAACCCGAACTTCTACGGGGTTGTAGAGGATATGGAGGGTCTTGCGGAGCTGGTGCACGGCAACGGCGGTTTACTGGTTGCCTGCGTCAATCCCATTTCCTTGGCGGTCCTCAAGCCCCCTGGCGCCTATGGGGCGGACGCGGCGGTGGGCGAGGGGCAGCCGTTGGGCCTGGGGCTGAATTTTGGCGGGCCTTACCTTGGTTTTATGGCGGTGCGGGAGAAATACATGCGCCGCATGCCGGGGCGTATCGTTGGCCAAACCACTGATCTTGAGGGCAAGCGCGGTTTTGTGCTGACCCTCCAGGCGCGGGAACAGCATATCCGCCGCGAAAAGGCTTATTCCAATATTTGCTCCAATGAGGGACTGTGTGCCATTACCGCCGCCATTTACCTGTCTGCTTTGGGCAAGCAAGGCCTGGCGAAAGTGGCCCGTCTCTGCCTGCAGAAAGCGCACTACGCCGCCGGGCGCATCGCTTCCCTTCCTGGCTACCGGCTGGCCTATACCGCGCCCTTTTTCCATGAGTTTGTGGTGGAAACGCCGCTTCCGGCCGCGGAAATCAATGCCCGATTGCAGGAAAAGGGCATCATCGGCGGCCTTGATCTGGCCACTGTGGAAGAAGGACCAGCCAACCGCATGCTGCTGTGCGTGACGGAAAAACGGACGAAAGCGGAAATCGATGCCCTTGTGGCGGTATTGGAGGGGATAAAATGA